The following nucleotide sequence is from Pseudobutyrivibrio ruminis HUN009.
GGAATCGTAACAGCAGCTATGGTAATCGTAGTTGGTTATGCACTTCTTATCATGCTTGTAGGTTCATTTACAAACTACAGCGAAATCCTTGGCTCAGACAATATTACACTTGGAAATGTTTCATATGTTATCATGTCAAACTTTGCAGCAGCATTTGGTAAGGCATTTGGTGCTTCAGCTGCTACACAGGTTGCTCTTGCTCACGGATTCGCTAGAGTATATGCACTTATTATGCTTCTTGCACTTATGGGTGCTATGTTTACACTTGTATATTCACCACTTAAGCAGATTATCGACGGAACTCCAAAGGAGCTTTGGCCAGGTAAGATGGGTGAGATTGCAGAAGACGGTATGCCAAAGAACGCTATGTGGATTCAGTGTGCAATCGTTTGTATCATGGTTCTTTTAGTTTCATTTGGTGGCGATACAATGCAGCAGTTCTTCGTTATCCTTACAGCAATGGTAAACGTTGGTATGACAGTACCATACATGTTTATTTCATTTGCATTCCCTAAGTTTAAGAAGATGAAGAACATCGACAGAAGCTTCGAAGTATTCAAGACACAGAAGTCTGCAAATTTCTGGGGCTATGTTGTAACACTTACACTTTTCTTTGCAAATGCATTTGCTATTATTCAGCCAGCTCTTGATGGCGATATCAAGACAACATTCTGGTCATTAAGTGGTCCTGTAATCTTTGGATTAGCAGCATGGATCATTTACACACGTTATGAAAAGAGATTAGCAGCAGGTGAATTCAATAAAGAAAACGCTGATGATGTTAAAGAAAACGTTGTAACAGAATAATTAATTTAGGCTATAATACCTTCTTGGAATGATATTTCAGGAAGGTATTTTTTATTGTTATAAAAGGCTATTAATGAACATTTATGTGAAAAAAGCGTAACAAACTGTGAACCTTGTTGAAAATAAATGAAAATCAATATATTCTCTTAATTATAAGGGATAGGAGGACTATTTATGGATTTGAAGGAAAGACACATATATGAAAGTAACAAGCTAGGATTTAAGTTGGCATGTATTATTCAAGTGTTCGAATTGGCTGCCACCATTCTCTATAGTGATCAGCGAGTGGGATTTTCATTTGTAAATACCACAACTATGTCTATCATACAGATTATAATGTTTATTTGCTCAATCTATGCATACTTGCGATATAGTCATAGAACCAGAGGCAGATATTTGATGTTAGGCTCAATGCTCATTGGATACGCTGTATTGATGGCAGGAAGTGTTCATGTCACATACATGTGGGCATTCGGACCATCATTTATTATTCTTTCCCTTTTATT
It contains:
- the yjeM gene encoding glutamate/gamma-aminobutyrate family transporter YjeM, translated to MKEEKKLGLMALILMIFTSVYGFNNIPRSYYLMGYAAIPWFVIAGILFFIPFAFMVAEFGSAFKDETGGMYSWMCKSVGPKYAFIGTFMWYTSYVLWMVNVSSGIWVPVSNLIFGEDCTSSWSFFGSEILSGSRLLGIMAIIFFIFITYFDSKGIDKISKVTSIGGTAVLVINIMVVVGSIVMIIARRGQLEQPFLGTESLMVPLNAAYQGSPIMILSFIVYALFAYGGIEAVGGLVDKTENPKKNFPKGIVTAAMVIVVGYALLIMLVGSFTNYSEILGSDNITLGNVSYVIMSNFAAAFGKAFGASAATQVALAHGFARVYALIMLLALMGAMFTLVYSPLKQIIDGTPKELWPGKMGEIAEDGMPKNAMWIQCAIVCIMVLLVSFGGDTMQQFFVILTAMVNVGMTVPYMFISFAFPKFKKMKNIDRSFEVFKTQKSANFWGYVVTLTLFFANAFAIIQPALDGDIKTTFWSLSGPVIFGLAAWIIYTRYEKRLAAGEFNKENADDVKENVVTE